TCCCCGCGCATCAGCAGCACGGGAGCCACCACCGCCACCGGCAACCCGATGGCCAGCAGTCGAACGCGTGCGGCCCTCACCGGGTCGCCTCTGCGTGTGCTTCCACCGCTGCCCACGCTTCAAGCGCCTTGATGATCCGCACGTCGGCCTTTGCCACGGCCGTGTGCGCAGCGTTCACCGCAGCGCGCGACGTCAGCAGGTCCGTCATGCAGCTCCGAGCCCACGCGTGATGCGGGCCCACCGACGCAACGGCCTCCATCAGGGCTTTCCGCGCCACGACGTTCTCAGCCACGCGCTCGGCCAGGTGCTCGCGCTTCACCGCGTGCCAAACCACCGCGCGCTGATACTCGACTTCGGCCGGAGTCTGGGCAGGGCGCCCGCCCCAACGCGTTGAGCTGGCTCCCGGAAGCATCGTCGCGGGGCTCACGTCGGGCGCTCCGTGGGGCGTTCCTTGGGCAGGTGCCGCAGCACGTAGGTCAGGCGGACCATCGCCAGCGCCTCTGCCGTCAGCGCTGCCTTGCGTGCGTCCATCGCCTCCATGAGCGCCGCACGCCGGCCCAGCTCATGCTCCGACCCGATGCCGGCGTGCTCCCAAGCTTGGACCCATGCGTCCATCGCATCGAAGAGCGCCGCGCCACTGTCCGCAGTGCCCGCCATCGTTTGTTGATGGCGCATCACAAGGGCATTGAGGTCGAGACCCGTGCTCCTCATCTGCCGCCCCAGGTCCTCCAGGCTCACCGCGAGGAAGAGGCGACCAGCGGCGCGGGCGGCGTCCGTCCCTTCCACCTCACGACGATTGGCGATGCTCTCCAGCTCCAGCTGCGCTCTTGCTGCCTCGTCGGAAGCCGCCCCGTGTGCAGTGACGGCTTCGAGGAAGGCCACACAGGCCGCCGTTTCGTCCTTCAGCGAGGACTCAACGGCCCGAAGGCTTAGCCCGTACTGCTCCACGTGCTTCTGAATGAACGGTGAAAGCTTGCTGGCGTCCATCACCGTCTCCCCGCCGTGCGCTTCTTCGTGGGAGCGGCCGTGGAGCGGCTCTCCAGCTCCGCGATGCGAGCCCGCAGGCGCTGCACGGTCACACTGGGCAGCTCCGCCGGCTCGCCCGTCGGCCGCTCCGCCAGGTAGCCACCCCAGTCAGCCGCAACTTCCCGAACGAACGTCAGGGGCTCGGTATGGTCCTGCCAGCGCCGCTCGGGATGCGGTAGCACCGCAGCCCCCGTCACCACGCGGTCCCACTCGCGACCATTGAAGCGCGGGCTCCTCACCTCGCGGTTGACCGTGAACTTCGTGTCACTGCCTTCTGTCCTCACTGCGCACCTCCAGCCGCGCACGCGGCCTCACGAACGGGGAAGCGCGCCGGCAGCCGCACCACGTTGGCGGGCAAGTCCGGCTGCGAGCACTGCATCCGCTCCTGCGGGCACGTCGGCCTCGGCAGCAGCACCACTGCGGGGCCCTCGTCGGGCACCTCCTCGAACTCCGACGCGTCGAGCGTCGGCACGTCGTCATCAGGGACAGGGAGCGCCGGAATCTCGAAGAGCAGCAGCTGCACGGCCGGCATCGGTTTCTTCTTCGGCCGTCGCCGGCTCGCCTCCATGCGTTCCGCAACGGCGCGATGGCGCAGCATCCGCGCTTCCATCTCGGCCCGCGCCAGGGAGCGCCGGAGGCTCGCGCGCTCCGATTCTGCGAGGACGGTGCGGCCCTCAGACTCCAGCGCGTGAAGCTCCTGCCGAACGTGCTGCATGAACAGCAACGTGCTTTCGAGCTGGTCCGCAACGGTGCTGTCACGAAGCATGGGAAGCCTCAGCAGCATCCGACAGCAAGACCAGCAGCGCCCGCGCATCCTCGTCCAGCGCATCGCGTGCAACCTGGCGCAGGGCATCCGTCAGGCTGGTCTTGCCGGAGTGCTGCACGGCATCGAGCACGACCGCGAGCGCGTGCAACTGCCGGCGCACGCCTTCCATGTCCTCGTCGCCCAGCAGCTGTTCACAGAGGCCGTGACGAGCTTCCGCACGAATCACCGCGCCGGCCCGCCACAACGCGATGAAGAGCGCACCCTTCTCATCGAGCTTCGACTTCGCGCGGGGGCTCATTCCTCAGCCTCCAGCGACGCCTTTCCGATGCGGTCCAGGTCGAACCACCGTCGGTCCTTGTAGAGCGCAAGAAACGCCGAGTCCGAGCGAAGGGTCCCGACCATCTGCTTAAGCCGCTTCGGCGCGTGGCCAGTCCCGGTGATTCCCTCCAGCTCTTGGAGTGCGCGGCTCAGCGCCTCCTCTGCGGCCTTCATCTGGGCATGCGCGTTCGCGACACGCACAGCCGCAACTTCCCGGCTGTCCTGCTGCGGGTTCGCGCTCAAGGCTTCACCTCGCCCTTCGCCGCCGCCAGTCCTTCCGCGGTGCGTTCCTGCGCACTCTTCTCTTTGCGCCGCTTGAGGAGCTGGAGCGCCTGCCACAGCGCCGCCTTCCGGTCCTTGTCTGCGGAGCGGGCCCAGCGGCGGACCTCCAACGCGCTTGCGGCATCCGGCGCAGGGTCCTTGTCCAGCGCCACCGAAAGGTCCGTCAGGCAGCTCCGAGCGTAAGCGAACGCCCGCGCAGCGGACGCGGCCAGGTCCGCCGCGTCCGTGGGGACGGGAGGAAACGAAGGGCGCGGGCGCGACTTCTCGACCAGGACCGGCACCGTGGACGTGACGTGCCCCGTCCGCTGTTCGTGGCGGTGCCGCTCGATGACCTCCAAGTCCTCAAGGGGCGCGCGGTATGACCAGGGGCATTCGGTGCAGACCCAGAGCGTGGGCTGCATCGGGTCCATGCGGCAGTCAGACCCGTGAGGCCCCAGCCGGTCCTCGTCGGTCTGGAACAGCTCACACTCCGGGCACCTGGGCGCCGGAGTAGGGGCCTTGCCCGTCGAGTCGTGCCCCGTCTCCGCGTAGTGGGCAGCCGCAGACTCCGGGTTGACGAAGTTCACGCCGCACCGCAGGCAGCTCCACGGGTTTCTATGGGGGTCCAGGACCATGAACGTGGTCATTCGTCAGCCCCCTTCCGGGCCGCCAACTCCGTGACCTGCCGTGCGGTGATCCGGAGTGCATCCGCCAGCTCGTAGGCCCTGCGCGCGGTGTCGTTCTTGCGCTTCTCAGTGCCGAGACCAGCCGCAAACGTCTCCATGCACTCCGATGCGAGCACAACGGCCTTGCTGGCCCTGTCGAGCTGCGAAGCCGCCGTGAGCGGAACGCTTGGCATCGTCGCCGGCCGCCGCACGGCCGCGCGCAGCGCTTCAACGGTGGTCACGCTGTGCTTCTTGGTGATGCCATGGGCACTCACGAGGGCGGGGCTCAGTGCGCAGTACCCGCAGTCAATGCAGACGCTCAGCCCCGTGAGGCGGGCCGCATCCGTGAGCGCCCCCCGGAGGCTCTCCAGCGCCAACACGGCACCGCTCGCAGCGGACGCCATCTCAGACGGATAGTCGGTGGTGTCGTTCGGCTCCTCGTCTTCGTCCAGCTCCTCCAGCTCTTCCTGCTGGCCTTCGTAGAGGCGGAACGCCTCCAGGACGCCCCGAGGCGTGGGGAGAGACTGGAACGCTTCGTCCAGCTTCCTCTGCGCCGCCGCGTTCGCCGGCAACGCCTTGCCCGCGTCATCCATGGCGGCCATCGCCCCCGCGAATGCGTCCGACAGCTCCCGGGGGTTGTCACCCTCGAAGGCCTCGGAGATCGCAGCAGCGGATGGAATCAGCGTCAGTGCGGTGTCGATGTGTTGCAGCGCCGCAGCATGCGGGGAGGCGCTGCCGCGCTTCGCCTTGAGAGGGTTCCTCAGCGTCAGCTTCTTCTTCGTGGCCATGGCTCAGAACTCCAGCGCGGGAAGGTCTGCGGCCTCCCCAGGCCGCGCAGACGTTGGGGAGGAAGAAGTAAGCGCGCCGCGCGAGCCCCACGGCTCAAGCGCAGGTTGGGCGTAGAAGCGGTCAGCGCGCGGGCCGGAGGGCTCCAGCAGCGCCGCCACCAGGTCAGGCGGACACAGCTCGCAGACGTCCGGGACATCGATGAGGACGTCCACGCACGAGGCGCAGAACGTCCGGCCGCAGGTGGGGCACCGCCAGGCCGACGAGCCGGGAACCAGGCGGTTGCGCGGCCCCCTGTGACGCCACCCATCGGGGCTTTCGCAGGTCCAGAAGGGGTCCCTCGCGAATGCCCGGCGTTGACGTCGCGGAAGCGCGAAATCAGCCGCCGCATACCACCTGAAAGGTAGTGGGAAATACTCACCACCTGGAACGTAGGATTTCAGGGCTCCAGGGGGTGGGTCATGAAACTGGAAGCGGCCTCGGAAGTGCCCGAAACCATTCAGATTTCTAGCGTTTACGTCTGATAAGAAGCGTTATGTAAACTAACCGGATAGTCCACCCGCTAAGCAACTGCCGCGACGTCGGCGCCGTCCCCCGCCAACCGGTAGGCGCGTGCGTCTCCCACGGGGCGCGCGCAGACGTCTGCGCTCAATCCCGGGCCACCTTGCCACTCGTCGCCGCGGCGAAGCTCACTTCGATGTGGTCCGCGGCAACGCCGGCCAGGGCGTCGAGCCACGCGTCGCTCCACGCCTGGGAGTTGGCGTCCACAGGCCGTACGGCCGGAAGCAGCGCCCGTGGATTACAGCTCACCCGAGGCCACGATGGTCGGGCGCTTCCCAAATTTCACCATGCCTGAGCTTGAACCCGTCGCTTCGAGCGCCTTCACGAGCTTCATGCTCTCCTCATCGGCCACCTCGCCGAAGACGACGTGCCTGCCATCCAGCCACGACGTCACGACCGTCGTGATGAAGAATTGTGAGCCGTTGGTGTTCGGGCCCGCATTCGCCATGGACAGGAGCCCCGGCCTGTTGTGCTTGATCTGGAAGTTCTCGTCCGCGAACTTCTCCCCGTAGATGGACTTGCCCCCCGTGCCATTGCCGCGGGTGAAGTCGCCGCCCTGCAACATGAACTCCGGGATGATGCGGTGGAAGGACGAGCCCTGGTAGCCGAAGCCCTTCTCACCGGTGCACAGGGCACGGAAGTTCTCCGCAGTCTTGGGGACGACGTTGTGGAACAGATTCATGATGATGCGGCCGCTCTGTGCTTGGACGGGGCCGGTGGGGCGGCCGTCGGCGTCAAGGACGGGACCTTCAAACTCGACATCGAAGTAGACTTGGTAGGCCATGCGCACATCCTCCTGTTGTGAGGGTTCGAGCAGAAGATGCGAACCCCCATGGCGAAGCGCGCCCGTGTCGGCGGGGCGGGGCGAGGCCGACTTGAAGTCCCTGTCCCCGGAGACGACCTGCCCCCTCCCCTGCTTCATCGGCATTCCCTGCCTGGCGCCGTGGCACCATCCGCCGCGATTCCGCTGGTTCCGGCTCATCACGAGGCTCCTTCGGCGCATGGACTCCCCTCATTCCGGTGACGTCACCCGGGGCTCACTCGGCGAGGTCGCGCGGGTCTTCCTCCGGCTGGGGCTGACGGCCTTCGGGGGCCCTGCCGCGCACATCGCCATGATGGAAGACGAACTCGTGCGGCGGCGCCGGTGGCTGCCCCGTGAGGAGTTCCTCGACCTGCTGGGCGCCACCAACCTCATCCCGGGCCCGAACTCCACGGAGCTGGCCATCCACCTGGGCCACCGGCGTGCCGGCTGGCCTGGGCTGCTGGTGGCCGGCACGTGCTTCATCGTCCCGGCGATGCTCCTGACGCTCGCGGCGGCCTGGGCCTACGTGCGTTTTGGCACCCTTCCGCAAGCCGGCGCCCTCTTGTACGGCGTCAAACCCGTCATCCTGGCCGTGGTCCTCCAGGCCCTTTGGGGCCTCGGCAAGACGGCCCTGACGACGCGCCCCAGGAGCGCCGTGGCCGTCGGCTCAGCCGTGGCGAGCGCCCTTGGCGCCAACGAACTGCTCATCCTGACCCTGGCCGGCGTTTCCCTGGCGGCCTGGAGCCATCTCCGGTCGTCCCCTGAGCCCAGGCCAACGCTCATTCTGGCGCCGTTCGCCCTCAACGGCGTCACCGCCATGGCTGCCACGGCCCCCGTTCCGGCCAGCCTCGGCGGCCTCTTCCTGTTCTTCCTCAAGGTCGGCAGCGTGCTGTTCGGCAGCGGCTACGTGCTGCTGGCCTTCCTCCGGGCAGACCTCGTCGAACGCTGGGGCTGGCTCACCGAGGCCCAGCTCCTGGACGCCGTGGCCGTGGGCCAGTTCACGCCGGGCCCCGTCTTCACCACGGCGACATTCATTGGCTACCTGGTGGGTGGCACGCCCGGCGCCGGGCTCGCGACGCTGGGCATCTTCCTGCCCGCCTTCGTCTTCGTGGCCCTCAGCGGTCCGCTGATCCCCCGGCTTCGCCGGTCCAGGACCGCGGGCGCGGTGCTCGATGGCGTCAACGCGGCCTCGCTGGCTCTGATGGCCGTGGTGACGTGGCAGCTGGGACGCGCGGCCCTGGTGGATGGCTGGACGGTGGCCCTGGCCGTGCTCGGCGCAATGTTACTGCTCCGCTGGCGGGTCAATTCGGCCTGGCTGGTGTTGAGCGGTGCATTGGCCGGCCTGCTGCGGACGTGGTTGTGAAGTCATTGTCCTGCTAAGAATTGGGTCCCCCGGATGAATGCCTCTCCTCTTCGTCATGGAAAGGCATTCACCTGGGAGTTGCAGTGCACATGAACGGAGCAATCATGCGTACGCTGATGAAGTCCCTGCTGGCTGTGTCGGCGGTCCTCACCCTCGCGCCCACCGCGGCCCTGGCGCTGCCGCCGCAGTGCGATGACATCTGTTGGGACAAGACCTGCGATTACCCGTGTGCCTTCCACAACCGGTGGGCCACGTGCGCGGACTGGAACATCGTCGAGTGCGCCTCGGGCGTCGTCGCCCCCTCCGAGCCCTCGGCGTCGGTAATGCCGGACGAAGCGCTCCCGTCCGATGACGTCCCGCAGGTGTGCAGCGAGGAGCACCCGGACGCCAGCGCGGAGAGCTGAACGAGGACCTCAGTCCTCCCACACGCCTGGGGCGCTCCGGAGGGCTTCGGAGAGTGACTCCCGAGCCCGCCGGAGCGCCGCGTCCGCGCGCCGGGTAGCGGCGGACAGCAGCCACACCGGTGGGCCGCCCGGGAGCTCCTTCTCCAGCACCAGTCGCGGGTCTCCCTCGGCGAGCAGCGCCGGGAGCACGCTCTGCCCCAGGCCCGCGACGCAGGCATCCCTGATGCCGAGCAGCGTGTCACACTCCACGAGGGACTCCGCTTCCTCGGGGACCGCCTTCCACCAGCGCATGGAGGAACGGGTGCGCAGGTTCCCGGACGGCAGGACCCACGCTGCCGGGTCCTGCTTGGCTGCCCGCGCCCGGAACACTCCGAGCCGCAGCCTCCCCAGTTGCCGTCCCCGCAGCGCCCCGCCCGGCGTGTGACTCGGTCGCAAGGCCAGATCCGTCACCCCGGGCTCCAGCGCCAGCTCGTTCTCGGAGATGCGCACCTGGACTCGCTGCGTGAATCCGCACGTGCGCAGCGCGCCGAACAGCAGGGACGCCAGCACTTCGTTCGTGGTGATGACGAGCCGGCCTGCGCGCGTCCGGCGCTGCTCCTCGATGAGCGCCCCCACGTCCACGGCGAGGGGGCGCATGCGGCCCGCGCGCTCGGCGATGGCGAGGCCGAGCGGTGTCGGGCGCAGCGTCGCCCCACGCAGGAAGAGCGGCACCCCGAGCGTGCGCTCGAGGGCGTCCACCCGCCGCGAGATGGACGAGTGGCGCAGCGAGAGTTCGCGCGCCGCGCCCACGACGCTCCCCGTGCGCACCAGCGCCTCCACCGTCTGCAGGTCGTCCCAGGGGATGTGCATGAACGCACATGCTGTGCGCGTCCACGCGAATCGTCAACGCAGGGGGTTGGGACTATCTCTCCGGGTGTGCCAATGACCGTCACCAGGAGCTGGCCATGAGAAACGAGAACGAGACGACCCCTGACGCACAGGCTCTGTGTGATTCGGAGACCGGGACGTGCGCGCTCCCCGGCGTGGTCCAGAAGAGCGCCGGGTCGGGCGACGAGGGAGCCGCGGGAGAGGTGCTCTATGTGGGGGACCCGATGTGCTCCTGGTGCTGGGGCGTCTCGCCTGGCCTTCTCCAACTGGAGGCGGAGGCAAGCCGTCGGGGCATCCCCTTCCGCATCCGGGTGGGCGGGCTCCGTGCGGGAGGCGGAGACCCCTGGAACGAGCGGTTCAAAGGCTTTCTGCGCCATCACTGGGAGGAAATTGCCGCGCGCACCGGGCAGCCGTTCTCCACCCGGTTCCTCGACCGGCCGGTGTTCAACTACGACACCGAGCCTGCGTGCCGCGCGTTCCTCGTCATGCGCGGGATGCTCGAGGAGCTGCCGGGACCGGAGCCGCGCGCGTACGCGGTATTCGCCGCCATCCAGCGAAAATTCTACGCCGATGGAGAGGACCCGACCGTGGCGTCCTTCTACGAGAGCATCTGTGCCGCGCACGGCCTCGACTTCAAGGTGTTCCTGAACCGGTTCGAGCATGCGGACGCGAAGCGGGCGACGGCGAACGAGTTCCAGGAGGTCAGAGCCCTGGGCGTGAGCGGGTTCCCGACCGTGCTCTTCCGTGGCGGCGCCGGCATCGAGGTGCTCGCGAGCGGCTTCGCGACCGGACCGCGCATGGTCGAGGCGCTCGCTCGGGCGATGAAACGGGCGCGGGGCGATGCGTAAAGCCTGGTCGCCGTGCGCCGCTCCCGCGAAGTCAATCTTGCAGTGCGTTATCCGCTTTTTTCTGAGAGAACTGGATGGGCTGTTCTCGTGACAAACCTTTGGGATGTAACGTTCGCGTCGCGTGGAGAAACCCTCTCAACGCATACCGAAAGGACCACACCATGAAGACCCTCAAGACGCTGAGCGACCGCTTTCTGAAGCTGTTCCTGTCCGAGGTCTCCGCCGGTGCGTGCGTCATCAACCATGGCGAGTGCTGCAACACCAAGCGCATGAGCCACAACTGCTATGGCGTCTGCACCAAGTCGACCGTCTGCTGATTCCCGCATCACGGCCACGGCTGGACGTGCTGCACCGCGTCCAGCCGTGCCGCGCAAGGCGCGCCGCGTTAATCCTCAAATACCAAGATTGCGCGAAAGCCCCCTTTCGCTGCGGAACCTTCGAGCGGTAACGTTCGCATCGCGTTTGAGTGGATGTTGTTCACCCCCCTCTCAACGCGTCCCGAAAGGACCACACCCATGAAGATCCTCAAGACGCTGAGCGACCGCTTTCTGAAGCTGTTCCTGTCCGAGGCTCCTGCTGGCGCCTGCGTGCCCTCCAACGGCGAGTGCTGCTCCACCAAGGGCAAGGTCCACAACTGTTACGGCACCTGCGTCGCGTCCGTCGGCTGCAAGTGACCTCTGCTTCATGACCGCGGCTGGACGCGCCTTCGTGGCGTCCAGCCGTTGTCCCTGGGACCTCTTCCATTGAGCGCGGTCAATCTGGCGTGTCGTCTGATGCTGTCCCTGGTGTTCGTGGTCGCCGCCTTCGGCAAGGCGCGCGGACGCAAGCCCTTCGAGGACTTCATCCAGACGCTTGGGAACTTCG
The sequence above is drawn from the Corallococcus sp. NCRR genome and encodes:
- a CDS encoding peptidylprolyl isomerase; its protein translation is MAYQVYFDVEFEGPVLDADGRPTGPVQAQSGRIIMNLFHNVVPKTAENFRALCTGEKGFGYQGSSFHRIIPEFMLQGGDFTRGNGTGGKSIYGEKFADENFQIKHNRPGLLSMANAGPNTNGSQFFITTVVTSWLDGRHVVFGEVADEESMKLVKALEATGSSSGMVKFGKRPTIVASGEL
- the chrA gene encoding chromate efflux transporter, with the translated sequence MDSPHSGDVTRGSLGEVARVFLRLGLTAFGGPAAHIAMMEDELVRRRRWLPREEFLDLLGATNLIPGPNSTELAIHLGHRRAGWPGLLVAGTCFIVPAMLLTLAAAWAYVRFGTLPQAGALLYGVKPVILAVVLQALWGLGKTALTTRPRSAVAVGSAVASALGANELLILTLAGVSLAAWSHLRSSPEPRPTLILAPFALNGVTAMAATAPVPASLGGLFLFFLKVGSVLFGSGYVLLAFLRADLVERWGWLTEAQLLDAVAVGQFTPGPVFTTATFIGYLVGGTPGAGLATLGIFLPAFVFVALSGPLIPRLRRSRTAGAVLDGVNAASLALMAVVTWQLGRAALVDGWTVALAVLGAMLLLRWRVNSAWLVLSGALAGLLRTWL
- a CDS encoding LysR family transcriptional regulator; translation: MHIPWDDLQTVEALVRTGSVVGAARELSLRHSSISRRVDALERTLGVPLFLRGATLRPTPLGLAIAERAGRMRPLAVDVGALIEEQRRTRAGRLVITTNEVLASLLFGALRTCGFTQRVQVRISENELALEPGVTDLALRPSHTPGGALRGRQLGRLRLGVFRARAAKQDPAAWVLPSGNLRTRSSMRWWKAVPEEAESLVECDTLLGIRDACVAGLGQSVLPALLAEGDPRLVLEKELPGGPPVWLLSAATRRADAALRRARESLSEALRSAPGVWED
- a CDS encoding DsbA family protein, yielding MRNENETTPDAQALCDSETGTCALPGVVQKSAGSGDEGAAGEVLYVGDPMCSWCWGVSPGLLQLEAEASRRGIPFRIRVGGLRAGGGDPWNERFKGFLRHHWEEIAARTGQPFSTRFLDRPVFNYDTEPACRAFLVMRGMLEELPGPEPRAYAVFAAIQRKFYADGEDPTVASFYESICAAHGLDFKVFLNRFEHADAKRATANEFQEVRALGVSGFPTVLFRGGAGIEVLASGFATGPRMVEALARAMKRARGDA